Within the Gimesia sp. genome, the region TGTTGGGTGAGCCAGCATTGCCCTTACTTTTACATGGACTGGTCTGCTTGTGGGTCTTCTGGGGAAGTGGTAGCATGAGATTCTCGCCCGACAACTGATTTCCCCTGCCTCTGGAGCCTCCGATGAAGATCACTGGCGTTGAAACGTTTCTGGTTGATGTCCCGCTGCAAGTTCCGGTTTCGCCTTACCAGTCGCGGTATATTTCTTCAATGACGACGGGCGCTCTGCTGATTCGCCTCGAGACTGATGCGGGTATTACCGGCTGGGGCGAGACGCCGCAGCGGCTGTCGTTTCAAGGTGCGGTCAGTTTTACGGGCGAGGAAGCCGAGTACTTCCGGCCGATTCTGCTGGGGAAGGATCCGACTGACATTGCTGCCCTGTATGCGGATTGGGGGATGGGGGACGAGCCTTATCGTCAGTCGCTGGCAGAAATGGCCTGCTGGGATATCCTGGGGAAACAGGCGGGGCTGCCGCTGCATCGTCTGTTGGGCGGACTGTACCGGGATCGCGTGGAAGTAACCTGCTGCATGGGGATTCGCGGTCCCGAGGAGGCGGCTGCGATTGCGAAGCATTATGTCGACCGGGGGTTTTCCACCATGAAGACCAAGGCGGGGCGATCGCCGGAAGAGGATCTGGCGATGGTGCGGGGGATTCGTGAGTCGGTGGGAGACAAGCTCAATCTGCGGATCGACCCCAACATGGGGTACACGCCGGAAGTGGCACTGCAACTGGCCCGCGATCTGGAACCGTACGAGCTGCAGTATTTCGAACAGCCGATGCATAAAGACCTGCTGCAGGAATCGGCGGACATCCGCAAGCAGACGACGACGCCACTGGCGTTGAATGAATCGGTGACGACGCTG harbors:
- a CDS encoding mandelate racemase/muconate lactonizing enzyme family protein — translated: MKITGVETFLVDVPLQVPVSPYQSRYISSMTTGALLIRLETDAGITGWGETPQRLSFQGAVSFTGEEAEYFRPILLGKDPTDIAALYADWGMGDEPYRQSLAEMACWDILGKQAGLPLHRLLGGLYRDRVEVTCCMGIRGPEEAAAIAKHYVDRGFSTMKTKAGRSPEEDLAMVRGIRESVGDKLNLRIDPNMGYTPEVALQLARDLEPYELQYFEQPMHKDLLQESADIRKQTTTPLALNESVTTLENVRKILELDAAEYLLPDTYQCGGIWAVKLVGEVAASAGVPCIFHCAHDLGLRTATMLHMAASSPNFPLANDCTYYSLENDIITERFEINEGTMAVPTKPGLGVDVDEGMLQKYLVGSSLG